A single window of Nocardioides baekrokdamisoli DNA harbors:
- the tuf gene encoding elongation factor Tu, with product MAKAKFERTKPHVNIGTIGHIDHGKTTLTAAITKVLHDAYPDLNEASAFDQIDKAPEERQRGITISIAHVEYQTEGRHYAHVDCPGHADYIKNMITGAAQMDGAILVVAATDGPMPQTREHVLLARQVGVPSLVVALNKCDMVDDEELIELVEMEVRELLSEYEFPGDDIPVVRVAAFPALQGDAKWGESVLELMKAVDDYIPTPARETEKPFLMPVEDVFTITGRGTVITGRIERGIVKVGEEVEIVGIRETSQKSTVTGVEMFRKLLDEGQAGENVGLLLRGTKREDVERGMVVIKPGTTTPHTEFEANVYILSKDEGGRHTPFFNNYRPQFYFRTTDVTGVVTLPEGTEMVMPGDNTEMSVQLIQPIAMDEGLRFAIREGGRTVGAGRVTKINK from the coding sequence GTGGCTAAGGCAAAGTTCGAGCGGACCAAGCCGCACGTCAACATCGGCACGATCGGTCACATCGACCACGGCAAGACGACGCTGACCGCGGCGATCACCAAGGTCCTGCACGACGCGTACCCGGACCTCAACGAGGCCTCGGCATTCGACCAGATCGACAAGGCTCCTGAGGAGCGCCAGCGCGGTATCACGATCTCGATCGCGCACGTCGAGTACCAGACCGAGGGGCGTCACTACGCCCACGTCGACTGCCCTGGTCACGCTGACTACATCAAGAACATGATCACCGGTGCGGCCCAGATGGACGGTGCGATCCTTGTCGTCGCCGCCACTGACGGTCCGATGCCGCAGACGCGTGAGCACGTGCTGCTCGCCCGCCAGGTCGGCGTGCCGTCCCTGGTCGTGGCGCTCAACAAGTGCGACATGGTCGACGACGAGGAGCTCATCGAGCTCGTCGAGATGGAGGTGCGCGAGCTCCTCTCCGAGTACGAGTTCCCGGGCGACGACATCCCGGTCGTTCGCGTTGCCGCCTTCCCGGCGCTGCAGGGCGATGCCAAGTGGGGCGAGTCGGTCCTCGAGCTGATGAAGGCCGTCGACGACTACATCCCGACCCCGGCCCGTGAGACCGAGAAGCCGTTCCTCATGCCTGTCGAGGACGTCTTCACGATCACCGGTCGTGGCACCGTCATCACCGGTCGTATCGAGCGCGGCATCGTCAAGGTCGGTGAAGAGGTCGAGATCGTCGGCATCCGCGAGACCTCGCAGAAGTCGACCGTCACCGGTGTCGAGATGTTCCGCAAGCTCCTCGACGAGGGCCAGGCTGGCGAGAACGTCGGTCTCCTCCTTCGTGGTACGAAGCGCGAGGACGTCGAGCGCGGCATGGTTGTCATCAAGCCGGGCACCACGACTCCTCACACGGAGTTCGAGGCGAACGTCTACATCCTGTCCAAGGACGAGGGTGGCCGTCACACGCCGTTCTTCAACAACTACCGTCCGCAGTTCTACTTCCGTACGACTGACGTGACCGGTGTTGTGACCCTGCCTGAGGGCACCGAGATGGTCATGCCGGGTGACAACACGGAGATGTCCGTGCAGCTCATCCAGCCGATCGCCATGGACGAGGGTCTTCGCTTCGCGATCCGTGAGGGTGGCCGCACCGTGGGTGCTGGTCGCGTCACCAAGATCAACAAGTGA
- a CDS encoding class I SAM-dependent methyltransferase produces MSETTPTNGSGKKVANQYERGYDYTKYWDNRDYEHAAEEHALRTLLKGKSFNHAADIGGGFGRLCLLLRQYADKVTLAEPAASQLEAAKSVLAGTDIQMLQTQADDLAFPNGSLDLITMVRVMHHIPEPSKEFAEIYRVLRQGGTAIIEVANYGHYKNRRAFKKAGKELPKEPVSIRTVTADEPDAIAFVNHNVDTVTEALQDQGFKIINKLSVSNLRSETLKKILPTGLMVAIEKPLQKRLAKKNFGPSIFLEVRKR; encoded by the coding sequence GTGAGCGAGACGACCCCCACCAACGGCAGCGGCAAGAAGGTCGCCAACCAGTACGAGCGTGGCTACGACTACACGAAGTACTGGGACAACCGCGACTACGAGCACGCCGCCGAGGAGCACGCCCTGCGTACGCTCCTGAAGGGCAAGAGCTTCAACCACGCCGCCGACATCGGCGGCGGATTCGGGCGGCTTTGCCTGCTGCTGAGGCAGTACGCGGACAAGGTGACGCTGGCCGAACCAGCCGCGTCCCAGCTCGAGGCCGCGAAGTCAGTCCTCGCGGGCACCGACATCCAGATGCTCCAGACGCAGGCAGATGACCTCGCGTTCCCCAACGGCTCCCTCGACCTGATCACGATGGTCCGGGTCATGCACCACATCCCGGAGCCCTCCAAGGAGTTCGCCGAGATCTACCGCGTCCTGCGCCAGGGCGGGACCGCGATCATCGAGGTCGCCAACTACGGCCACTACAAGAACCGTCGCGCGTTCAAGAAGGCCGGCAAGGAACTCCCCAAGGAACCCGTGTCGATCCGCACGGTGACTGCCGACGAGCCGGACGCGATCGCCTTCGTGAACCACAACGTCGACACGGTGACCGAGGCACTCCAGGACCAAGGCTTCAAGATCATCAACAAGCTCTCGGTGTCGAACCTGCGCAGTGAGACCTTGAAGAAGATCCTGCCGACCGGCCTCATGGTTGCGATCGAGAAGCCGCTCCAGAAGCGCCTGGCCAAGAAGAACTTCGGCCCGTCGATCTTCCTCGAGGTGCGCAAGCGCTGA
- the trmB gene encoding tRNA (guanosine(46)-N7)-methyltransferase TrmB yields MTQRVAPARPGGSLTEDGRQMREIVSYARRGARFSDRQQRIWDEYAPQWVIDPAAVEADDFDWSSVFGRDAPLILEIGSGVGETLGAVERPDANILGVEVWVPGVADTLGRLAAAGRTNVRMLSIDAVWLLRERIAPGALQELWLMFPDPWHKARHHKRRIVQPGFAELVTDRLVDGGIWRLATDWLPYAEHMQDVIDPAPGLRGGVVDRWPERPLTKFERRGIAKERQITDLAYLKG; encoded by the coding sequence ATGACACAGCGCGTCGCCCCCGCCCGCCCTGGTGGCAGCCTCACTGAGGACGGACGCCAGATGCGCGAGATCGTCTCGTACGCGCGGCGCGGCGCGCGGTTCAGCGACAGGCAACAGCGGATCTGGGATGAGTACGCCCCGCAGTGGGTGATCGACCCCGCAGCGGTCGAGGCCGACGATTTCGACTGGTCGAGCGTCTTCGGACGCGATGCCCCGTTGATCCTGGAGATCGGCTCGGGCGTGGGGGAGACCCTGGGGGCGGTGGAGCGACCCGATGCCAACATCCTCGGTGTCGAGGTCTGGGTGCCGGGCGTCGCCGATACGCTCGGGCGTCTCGCAGCTGCAGGACGCACGAACGTGCGCATGCTCAGCATCGACGCCGTCTGGTTGCTCAGGGAGCGAATCGCGCCCGGTGCGTTGCAGGAACTCTGGCTGATGTTCCCTGATCCGTGGCACAAGGCCCGTCACCACAAGCGCCGCATCGTGCAGCCGGGGTTCGCCGAACTCGTCACGGATCGCCTGGTCGACGGCGGGATCTGGCGCCTGGCCACGGATTGGTTGCCCTACGCCGAGCACATGCAGGACGTCATCGATCCTGCTCCGGGGCTGCGCGGAGGAGTGGTCGACAGGTGGCCCGAGCGACCACTGACCAAGTTCGAGCGCCGCGGGATCGCCAAGGAGAGGCAGATCACAGACCTCGCCTACCTCAAGGGGTAG
- the rpsJ gene encoding 30S ribosomal protein S10, whose product MAGQKIRIRLKAYDHEVIDSSARKIVDTVTRTGAKVAGPVPLPTEKNIYVVIRSPHKYKDSREHFEMRTHKRLIDILDPTPKTVDSLMRLDLPAGVDIEIKL is encoded by the coding sequence ATGGCGGGACAGAAGATCCGCATCAGGCTCAAGGCCTATGACCACGAGGTGATTGACTCCTCGGCGCGCAAGATCGTGGACACGGTCACCCGTACGGGTGCGAAGGTTGCCGGCCCCGTGCCGCTGCCGACCGAGAAGAACATCTACGTCGTCATCCGGTCGCCGCACAAGTACAAGGACTCGCGCGAGCACTTCGAGATGCGTACGCACAAGCGCCTCATCGACATTCTCGACCCCACGCCGAAGACGGTCGACTCGCTGATGCGTCTCGACCTGCCGGCCGGTGTTGACATCGAGATCAAGCTCTGA
- the rplC gene encoding 50S ribosomal protein L3, whose protein sequence is MNNDRNVKGLLGTKLGMTQLWDENNKIVPVTVVDVSTNIVTFVRDLEKDGYTAIQIGYGEIEGRKVIKPVAGQFEKAGTTPRRHLVELRTADAASYEVGQELPVDTFGAGDVIDVTGTSKGKGFAGGMKRHGFHGVSASHGAHRNHRKPGSIGACATPGRVFKGTRMAGRMGTDTVTTQNLTVHAVDADKGVVLLKGAIPGPKGGLVILRSAAKKSEA, encoded by the coding sequence ATGAACAACGATCGCAATGTGAAGGGGCTGCTGGGCACCAAGCTCGGCATGACCCAGCTGTGGGACGAGAACAACAAGATCGTCCCGGTCACCGTCGTGGACGTGTCGACCAACATCGTGACCTTCGTCCGCGACCTTGAGAAGGACGGCTACACGGCCATCCAGATCGGTTACGGCGAGATCGAGGGCCGCAAGGTCATCAAGCCGGTTGCCGGCCAGTTCGAGAAGGCGGGCACCACGCCGCGCCGTCACCTGGTCGAGCTCCGCACCGCTGACGCGGCGAGCTACGAGGTCGGCCAGGAGCTTCCGGTCGACACCTTCGGCGCGGGCGACGTCATCGACGTCACCGGCACCTCGAAGGGTAAGGGCTTCGCCGGTGGCATGAAGCGTCACGGTTTCCACGGTGTCAGCGCCTCCCACGGTGCCCACCGCAACCACCGCAAGCCGGGTTCGATCGGTGCCTGCGCCACGCCGGGCCGTGTCTTCAAGGGCACGCGCATGGCTGGCCGTATGGGTACCGACACCGTCACCACCCAGAACCTGACCGTCCACGCCGTTGACGCGGACAAGGGTGTCGTGCTGCTCAAGGGTGCCATTCCCGGCCCCAAGGGTGGTCTCGTGATCCTCCGCTCGGCTGCCAAGAAGTCGGAGGCCTGA
- the rplD gene encoding 50S ribosomal protein L4, sunset domain variant, translating into MANNTVLSTVKVSLPGEIFEAPVNIPLIHQVVVAQQAAARQGTHKTKNRGEVSGSGVKPFKQKGTGRARQGSVRAPEHRGGGVVHGPVPRDYSQRTPKKMKAAALRGALSDRATNGRVHVVEFALDKPSTRTALKGLASLTDRTKFLVVLDRSESVVWLSLRNAPEVHVLAVDQLNTYDVLRSDDLVFSKTAYETLVGGAPVVAKSTKAAPKAAKAAEKVVDKAVALAPVADAEVPGAALPLEDGSAPEGYLIKGNKDSMKFHAPGGRWYDATVAEVWFKTAEDAIAAGFVEAGKKAAKKEDGE; encoded by the coding sequence ATGGCGAACAACACTGTGCTCAGCACCGTCAAGGTGTCCCTGCCCGGAGAGATCTTCGAGGCTCCGGTCAACATTCCGTTGATCCACCAGGTCGTCGTGGCCCAGCAGGCTGCGGCTCGCCAGGGTACGCACAAGACCAAGAACCGCGGCGAAGTCTCCGGTTCGGGTGTCAAGCCGTTCAAGCAGAAGGGCACCGGTCGCGCCCGTCAGGGTTCGGTCCGTGCTCCGGAGCACCGCGGCGGTGGCGTTGTCCACGGTCCGGTTCCGCGGGACTACAGCCAGCGCACCCCCAAGAAGATGAAGGCCGCCGCCCTGCGCGGTGCCCTCTCCGACCGCGCCACCAACGGCCGCGTGCACGTCGTGGAGTTCGCTCTCGACAAGCCGTCGACCAGGACCGCGCTCAAGGGTCTGGCTTCGCTCACCGACCGCACCAAGTTCCTGGTCGTCCTGGACCGCTCCGAGTCGGTTGTGTGGCTGTCGCTGCGCAACGCGCCTGAGGTGCACGTCCTCGCTGTCGACCAGCTGAACACCTACGACGTCCTGCGCTCTGACGACCTGGTCTTCTCGAAGACCGCGTACGAGACGCTGGTCGGCGGTGCCCCGGTGGTCGCCAAGTCCACGAAGGCCGCTCCGAAGGCCGCCAAGGCTGCCGAGAAGGTCGTCGACAAGGCCGTCGCCCTGGCGCCGGTTGCCGACGCCGAGGTTCCGGGTGCGGCTCTGCCGCTCGAGGATGGTTCGGCTCCCGAGGGTTACCTCATCAAGGGCAACAAGGACTCGATGAAGTTCCACGCCCCGGGCGGTCGCTGGTACGACGCGACTGTCGCCGAGGTGTGGTTCAAGACCGCTGAGGACGCCATTGCTGCCGGCTTCGTCGAGGCTGGCAAGAAGGCTGCGAAGAAGGAGGACGGCGAATGA
- the rplW gene encoding 50S ribosomal protein L23, with protein MSTLHYDPRDILIAPVVSEKSYSLLDANKYTFLVRPDANKTQIKIAVEQVFNVKVTSVNTINRVGKTKRTRTGLGKRKDTKRAIVSLAEGHRIDIFGA; from the coding sequence ATGAGCACGCTCCACTACGACCCGCGCGACATCCTGATCGCCCCGGTTGTGTCCGAGAAGAGCTACAGCCTTCTCGACGCCAACAAGTACACGTTCCTGGTCCGCCCGGACGCCAACAAGACCCAGATCAAGATCGCGGTCGAGCAGGTGTTCAACGTCAAGGTGACCTCGGTGAACACGATCAATCGCGTGGGTAAGACCAAGCGCACCCGGACTGGTCTGGGCAAGCGCAAGGACACCAAGCGTGCGATCGTGAGCCTCGCCGAGGGCCACCGGATCGACATCTTCGGGGCCTGA